A DNA window from Actinokineospora baliensis contains the following coding sequences:
- a CDS encoding methyltransferase domain-containing protein: protein MTTLYDDLAAQWWRPRGAFAALHWLAEARAQLIPPARRPGAVLVDLGCGGGLLAPHISAKGYLHVGVDLSREGPHLAAAHGVKAIRGDVLRVPLKPGCADVVVAGEVLEHLSDLPRAIGQACGLLRPGGLLVLDTLANTALCRFLAITVAERLPGVPRGVHDPSLLVDRAALVAACAEHGVRLRLRGIRPSALDLLGWAVGARDGVRMIPVPTTAVLFHGVGTKES, encoded by the coding sequence ATGACCACGCTCTACGACGACCTCGCCGCGCAGTGGTGGCGTCCCCGTGGGGCATTCGCCGCGTTGCACTGGCTGGCCGAGGCACGCGCCCAGCTCATCCCCCCTGCACGGCGTCCTGGGGCGGTTCTGGTCGACCTGGGGTGCGGTGGCGGCTTGCTCGCCCCGCACATCAGCGCCAAGGGCTACCTCCACGTCGGGGTCGACCTATCGCGCGAAGGCCCGCACCTAGCGGCCGCACACGGTGTGAAGGCGATTCGCGGTGATGTGCTTCGCGTTCCTCTCAAGCCCGGCTGCGCGGATGTCGTTGTCGCAGGGGAAGTTCTCGAGCACCTGTCAGATCTACCGCGAGCCATTGGCCAAGCGTGCGGGCTCTTAAGACCAGGCGGGCTTCTAGTGCTGGACACACTCGCCAACACAGCGCTGTGCCGGTTCCTCGCGATCACCGTCGCCGAACGGCTGCCTGGTGTGCCGCGCGGTGTGCACGACCCGAGCCTGCTGGTCGACCGGGCGGCGCTGGTCGCCGCGTGCGCCGAGCACGGGGTTCGGTTGCGGCTGCGGGGCATCCGCCCCTCGGCGTTGGACCTGCTCGGCTGGGCGGTGGGCGCGCGCGACGGGGTGCGGATGATCCCGGTGCCGACCACAGCCGTGTTGTTCCACGGGGTAGGGACGAAGGAGAGCTGA
- a CDS encoding UbiA family prenyltransferase — protein sequence MTPLVRASHPEPAVAVTLAATGLAAGLGQSWWGSTAVAAAVLAGQLSVGWLNDLVDVSRDAAVGRTDKPVAQGRISARSVRTAVLISALAAVGLSFLSGLGAGLAHVVALMSAWAYDLRLKATVFSLAPYAVSFGLLTAFVTLGLPSPYWPPWWLVATASLLGCAAHFANALPDLADDRKTGVVGLPHRVGPTGSRVAAALLVLAASATLVVGVPTVVGFVALGAAALVTAVGLVLGGRPRSRATFHAMLVVAVLDAAVLVAR from the coding sequence GTGACACCGCTCGTGCGCGCATCCCACCCGGAGCCTGCCGTCGCGGTGACCCTCGCCGCAACGGGTCTGGCCGCCGGACTGGGCCAGAGTTGGTGGGGTAGTACCGCTGTCGCCGCCGCGGTACTGGCCGGGCAGTTGTCGGTGGGGTGGCTCAACGACCTTGTGGACGTCTCCCGGGACGCCGCTGTCGGTCGGACCGACAAGCCGGTCGCGCAAGGACGGATCTCCGCGCGGTCGGTGCGGACCGCGGTCCTGATCAGTGCGCTGGCCGCAGTGGGGCTGTCGTTCCTTTCCGGGCTTGGTGCCGGGCTCGCGCATGTCGTGGCTCTTATGTCCGCGTGGGCCTATGACCTTCGACTGAAAGCCACAGTCTTTTCGCTAGCCCCCTACGCGGTGTCGTTTGGGCTCTTAACCGCATTCGTCACTCTTGGACTGCCGTCGCCTTACTGGCCGCCGTGGTGGCTAGTGGCGACCGCGTCCCTCTTGGGCTGCGCGGCGCACTTCGCGAACGCGTTGCCGGACCTCGCCGATGACCGTAAGACCGGCGTGGTGGGCCTACCGCACCGAGTCGGTCCTACTGGCTCCAGAGTGGCCGCCGCGTTGTTGGTCCTGGCCGCGTCCGCCACCCTGGTCGTCGGGGTACCGACGGTGGTGGGCTTCGTCGCGTTGGGGGCCGCCGCGCTCGTGACCGCCGTGGGACTGGTCCTCGGCGGCCGCCCGCGTTCCCGCGCCACGTTCCACGCGATGCTCGTCGTCGCAGTCCTCGACGCGGCCGTGCTCGTCGCCCGATAG